Proteins co-encoded in one Halorussus lipolyticus genomic window:
- a CDS encoding GNAT family N-acetyltransferase produces MARETSAGSATVREADSGDRLGVRRVLDAAMLDVRDDLGERIDAEDVLVADEGESDSILGALVLVPRNRGAHIDAVAVRRARRAQGVGSALVRTAAERRAPLTAEFDPGVRPFYESLGFEIAPVEDDGNRLRGRYDGE; encoded by the coding sequence ATGGCCCGCGAGACGAGCGCCGGGAGCGCCACGGTCCGAGAGGCCGATTCGGGCGACCGACTCGGCGTGCGCCGAGTCCTCGACGCCGCGATGCTGGACGTTCGGGACGACCTCGGCGAGCGAATCGACGCCGAGGACGTACTGGTCGCAGACGAGGGCGAGAGCGATTCGATTCTGGGCGCGCTGGTCCTCGTGCCCCGGAATCGGGGCGCGCACATCGACGCCGTGGCGGTCCGGCGAGCGCGCCGGGCACAAGGCGTCGGAAGCGCGCTGGTCCGGACTGCGGCCGAGCGCCGCGCCCCGCTGACCGCCGAGTTCGACCCCGGCGTGCGACCGTTCTACGAGTCACTCGGCTTCGAGATTGCGCCGGTCGAGGACGACGGGAATCGGCTACGAGGTCGGTACGACGGGGAGTGA
- a CDS encoding peroxiredoxin family protein, with translation MSELDFELPNAGAGPDPLRLSALAERKGDRTVERSPASRLPGENDAVVLFFQRDYHCRNCREQVQAVADRYDEFRDRRAAVVSVLPESRKKAEKWQKKLHLPFALVADEEKTAGDQYGQPTRFGKLGKLSDLVGRMPEVAVLDARDGNLRLHAVHRGDSPGDRPSVDDVLAMVDRMLEDDSE, from the coding sequence GTGAGCGAACTCGATTTCGAGTTGCCCAACGCCGGGGCGGGACCGGACCCCCTCCGACTATCGGCGCTCGCCGAGCGCAAGGGCGACCGGACCGTCGAGAGGAGTCCGGCGAGTCGCCTGCCGGGGGAAAACGACGCCGTAGTCCTGTTCTTCCAGCGCGACTACCACTGCCGGAACTGCCGCGAGCAGGTGCAGGCAGTCGCCGACCGCTACGACGAGTTCCGCGACCGGCGGGCCGCGGTGGTCTCGGTCCTGCCCGAGTCGCGGAAGAAAGCCGAGAAGTGGCAGAAGAAACTCCACCTGCCCTTCGCGCTGGTGGCCGACGAGGAGAAGACGGCGGGCGACCAGTACGGCCAACCCACCCGGTTTGGCAAGTTGGGAAAGCTCTCGGACCTCGTGGGTCGGATGCCGGAAGTCGCGGTGCTGGACGCCCGCGACGGGAATCTGCGACTCCACGCGGTCCACCGCGGCGACAGTCCGGGCGACCGGCCCTCGGTGGACGACGTGCTGGCGATGGTCGATAGGATGCTCGAAGACGACTCGGAGTGA
- a CDS encoding bactofilin family protein, whose product MDKRLVALFAVLVVLAAVPAPAAAEVTRTGGTVVVEEDETIDDDLTAFAGTVIVRGTVDGDLTAFAGDVFVEGRVTGDMTALGGNVRIAGEVTGDVDAVGGNVVVSEDALVGGQLEGAAGNVVVEGEVQQGVRVGAGTITLGPNAVVGGDFVYDGDLNRAEGAQVAGEIRQESDIGLDLGFTGPLVPNWVGWVYGFLVNLVLGAVVLLVFPRFSGGIADRATADPLKSGGVGLLLFVGIPVLMVILFVSLVGIPLGLILALVYALVLWLGYVYGAFAVGTWLLGMADTGGRWLALFIGLLLAAIVGFVPILGGLVQFLVLLLGLGALGLGGRSQYQRRRADRDRESDVGSEPMS is encoded by the coding sequence ATGGACAAGCGACTCGTGGCGCTGTTCGCTGTGCTGGTGGTCCTCGCCGCAGTGCCAGCGCCCGCCGCGGCCGAAGTGACGCGGACCGGCGGCACCGTGGTCGTCGAGGAGGACGAGACGATAGACGACGACCTGACCGCGTTCGCCGGGACGGTCATCGTCCGAGGCACCGTCGATGGCGACTTGACCGCCTTCGCCGGTGACGTGTTCGTGGAGGGTCGGGTGACCGGCGACATGACCGCGCTCGGCGGCAACGTCAGAATCGCCGGGGAAGTGACGGGCGACGTGGATGCGGTCGGGGGCAACGTCGTCGTCAGCGAGGACGCCCTCGTCGGCGGGCAACTCGAAGGCGCGGCCGGGAACGTCGTCGTGGAGGGCGAGGTCCAGCAGGGCGTTCGGGTCGGCGCGGGAACCATCACGCTCGGGCCGAACGCGGTCGTCGGCGGGGATTTCGTCTACGACGGCGACTTGAACCGGGCGGAGGGCGCGCAGGTCGCTGGCGAGATTCGCCAAGAGTCCGACATCGGTCTCGACCTCGGGTTCACCGGGCCGCTGGTGCCCAACTGGGTCGGGTGGGTGTACGGCTTCCTCGTCAACCTCGTCCTCGGCGCGGTGGTCCTGCTCGTCTTCCCGCGGTTCTCCGGGGGTATCGCTGACAGAGCGACCGCAGACCCCCTGAAGTCCGGCGGAGTCGGTCTCCTGCTGTTCGTCGGGATTCCCGTCCTGATGGTGATTCTGTTCGTCTCGCTGGTCGGGATTCCGTTGGGCCTCATCTTGGCGCTGGTCTACGCGCTGGTGTTATGGCTGGGGTACGTCTACGGCGCGTTCGCGGTCGGAACGTGGCTCCTCGGGATGGCGGATACGGGCGGGCGATGGCTGGCGCTGTTCATCGGCCTCCTGCTGGCCGCGATTGTCGGATTCGTGCCGATTCTCGGGGGTCTCGTCCAGTTCCTCGTCCTGCTACTGGGACTGGGCGCGCTGGGTCTGGGCGGTCGGAGTCAGTACCAGCGACGACGGGCGGACCGCGACCGGGAGTCGGATGTCGGCTCTGAGCCGATGTCGTAG
- a CDS encoding replication factor C small subunit, translating into MTEVENEADEAGDAEEATGSDEPAPDAGRDEIWIEKYRPQRLDEVAGHDDITARLSRYVERDDLPNLLFSGPAGVGKTTSAVAIAKELYGDDWESNFLELNASDQRGIDVVRDRIKNFARSSFGGYNYRIIFLDEADSLTSDAQSALRRTMEQFSSNTRFILSCNYSSKIIDPIQSRCATFRFGPISDEGVTEQIRKVAEQEDIETTEEGVEALVYAADGDMRKAINALQAAAVMGEVVDEEAVFSITSTARPEEIEEMVRRAIDGEFSKARKKLDEMLTEKGMAGGDIIDQLHRSVWEFDLDDEATVRLMDRVGEVDYRISEGANERVQLEALLASLSLEDR; encoded by the coding sequence ATGACCGAGGTCGAGAACGAGGCCGACGAGGCGGGTGACGCCGAGGAGGCAACCGGGAGTGACGAACCGGCCCCCGACGCCGGGCGGGACGAAATCTGGATCGAGAAGTACCGGCCCCAGCGACTGGACGAGGTGGCCGGCCACGACGACATCACGGCGCGCCTGAGTCGCTACGTAGAACGCGACGACCTGCCGAACTTACTGTTCTCGGGACCGGCGGGCGTCGGCAAGACGACCTCGGCGGTAGCCATCGCCAAGGAACTCTACGGCGACGACTGGGAGAGCAACTTCCTCGAACTCAACGCCTCCGACCAGCGCGGCATCGACGTGGTTCGGGACCGCATCAAGAACTTCGCGCGGTCGTCGTTCGGCGGGTACAACTACCGCATCATCTTCTTGGACGAGGCCGACTCGCTTACCTCCGACGCACAATCGGCGCTTCGCCGGACGATGGAGCAGTTCTCGTCGAACACCCGGTTCATCCTCTCGTGTAACTACTCCAGCAAAATCATCGACCCCATCCAGTCGCGGTGTGCGACCTTCCGGTTCGGCCCGATTTCCGACGAGGGCGTCACCGAGCAGATTCGGAAAGTCGCCGAGCAGGAGGACATCGAGACGACCGAGGAGGGCGTCGAGGCGCTGGTCTACGCCGCCGACGGCGACATGCGCAAGGCAATCAACGCCTTGCAGGCCGCGGCCGTGATGGGCGAAGTCGTGGACGAGGAGGCTGTCTTCTCCATCACCAGCACCGCCCGGCCCGAGGAAATCGAGGAGATGGTCCGCCGCGCCATCGACGGCGAGTTCAGCAAGGCCCGCAAGAAGTTGGACGAGATGCTGACCGAGAAGGGGATGGCCGGCGGCGACATCATCGACCAACTCCATCGGTCGGTCTGGGAGTTCGACTTGGACGACGAGGCCACCGTCCGCCTGATGGACCGGGTGGGCGAAGTCGATTACCGAATCAGTGAAGGGGCGAACGAGCGCGTCCAGTTGGAGGCCCTGCTGGCGTCGCTGTCGCTGGAAGACCGGTGA
- a CDS encoding ABC transporter ATP-binding protein has translation MSHGSNAPDSAEPPIRTDELTKRYGDDAAVRDLTFSVARGEVFGFLGPNGAGKTTTMQMLTTLTRPSSGEAWVAGEPITDRDAVVGHLGYLPEEPPIYEELTGREQLAYIAGLRDLPESVADERIRDLLARFDLADDADDRISTYSKGMKQKTALIQAVLHDPDVLFLDEPTSGLDPRAARTVRNLISELREEGMTVFLSTHILPVVEELADRVGVLHEGRLVAEGSPESLTHRAESGEESTLEEVFLEVTSERPTEDAAERSGFAR, from the coding sequence ATGAGCCACGGGTCGAACGCTCCCGATTCTGCCGAGCCACCAATCCGAACCGACGAGTTGACCAAGCGATACGGCGACGACGCCGCGGTTCGGGACCTCACGTTTTCGGTCGCTCGGGGCGAGGTCTTCGGCTTCCTCGGGCCGAACGGCGCGGGCAAGACCACCACGATGCAGATGCTGACGACGCTGACCCGGCCCTCGTCGGGCGAGGCGTGGGTCGCTGGAGAACCCATCACCGACCGGGACGCGGTGGTCGGGCATCTGGGCTACCTGCCCGAGGAGCCACCGATTTACGAGGAACTGACCGGCCGCGAGCAGTTGGCGTACATCGCGGGACTCCGGGACCTGCCCGAATCGGTGGCCGACGAGCGAATCCGCGATTTGCTGGCGAGATTCGACCTCGCGGACGACGCCGACGACCGCATCTCGACCTACTCGAAGGGGATGAAACAGAAGACCGCGCTGATTCAGGCCGTCCTGCACGACCCCGACGTGCTGTTTCTGGACGAACCCACCTCGGGGTTGGACCCCCGCGCGGCCCGGACTGTTCGGAACCTGATTTCGGAACTCCGCGAGGAGGGGATGACCGTCTTCCTCTCGACGCACATCCTCCCGGTGGTCGAGGAGTTGGCCGACCGGGTGGGCGTCCTCCACGAGGGCCGACTCGTGGCCGAGGGGTCGCCCGAGTCGCTGACCCACCGGGCCGAATCCGGCGAGGAGTCCACGCTCGAAGAGGTCTTCCTCGAAGTGACTAGCGAGCGCCCGACCGAGGACGCCGCGGAACGCTCGGGGTTCGCGCGATGA